A DNA window from Pleurocapsa sp. PCC 7319 contains the following coding sequences:
- a CDS encoding EamA family transporter yields MNDDKSWLIFAVLSAFFAALTTIFAKVGIEGVNSNLATAIRTVVILVIAWGLVYAEGTFGGLFELNSKTLLFLVLSGMATGLSWLCYFRALQLGPASLVAPIDKSSLVLIALLSVMFLREPLTLKMVVGTGLILIGTLVLI; encoded by the coding sequence ATGAATGACGATAAAAGTTGGTTGATTTTTGCAGTATTATCGGCATTCTTTGCAGCTTTAACGACTATTTTTGCCAAGGTGGGAATAGAGGGGGTTAATTCCAATTTAGCTACGGCGATTCGGACTGTGGTAATTTTGGTTATAGCCTGGGGATTGGTCTATGCAGAAGGTACGTTTGGAGGATTATTTGAACTAAACTCAAAGACACTACTGTTCTTAGTTTTGTCAGGAATGGCAACGGGATTATCATGGCTTTGTTATTTTAGAGCCTTACAACTCGGTCCTGCTTCCTTAGTTGCCCCAATCGACAAGTCTAGTCTAGTTTTAATTGCGTTACTTTCAGTAATGTTTTTGAGAGAACCGTTGACACTTAAGATGGTTGTAGGAACGGGATTAATTTTAATCGGAACGCTAGTGCTAATCTAA
- the ftnA gene encoding non-heme ferritin, producing MLSQKIIDRLNQQINLEIYSSHLYLQMSSWCAHKALDGCAAFLSQHADEEMSHMRRLFNYLQETGAYAVISGMQAPPFEFDSITPMFEQIYEHEQLVTSKINDLVHLANTEPDYATLQFLQWYVTEQHQEEFLFKSILDKIKLIGTEGQGIFFIDREIGNMAANPTQEESTAMN from the coding sequence ATGCTATCTCAAAAAATAATCGATCGCCTCAATCAACAAATTAATTTAGAGATCTATTCTTCTCATCTTTACCTACAAATGAGTTCTTGGTGCGCTCATAAAGCCCTTGATGGCTGCGCTGCTTTCTTGAGCCAACACGCAGACGAAGAAATGTCGCATATGCGCCGTTTATTTAATTATCTTCAGGAAACAGGAGCTTATGCTGTCATTAGTGGAATGCAGGCACCACCATTTGAGTTTGATTCTATAACCCCAATGTTCGAGCAAATTTACGAACACGAACAGTTAGTTACTAGTAAGATTAACGATTTGGTACATTTAGCTAATACCGAACCAGATTACGCTACTCTCCAGTTTCTTCAATGGTATGTAACAGAACAACATCAAGAAGAATTTTTGTTTAAAAGTATTCTCGATAAAATTAAGCTCATTGGCACAGAGGGACAAGGAATCTTTTTTATCGATCGCGAAATTGGCAATATGGCTGCTAATCCTACTCAAGAAGAAAGCACGGCGATGAATTGA